Proteins co-encoded in one Nicotiana sylvestris chromosome 7, ASM39365v2, whole genome shotgun sequence genomic window:
- the LOC104230631 gene encoding cytokinin riboside 5'-monophosphate phosphoribohydrolase LOG3, with translation MEREMISDVMVVSKFKRICVFCGSSQGKKSSYQDAAIELGNELVSRNIDLVYGGGSIGLMGLVSQAVHDGGRHVIGVIPKTLMPRELTGETVGEVKAVADMHQRKAEMARHSDAFIALPGGYGTLEELLEVITWAQLGIHDKPVGLLNVDGYYNSLLSFIDKAVEEGFISPNAREIIVSAPTAKELVKKLEEYVPCHERVASKLSWEMEQLGYPQAQEMAR, from the exons ATGGAGAGGGAGATGATCAGTGATGTGATGGTAGTATCAAAATTCAAGAGGATTTGTGTGTTTTGTGGGAGTagtcaagggaaaaagagtagtTATCAAGATGCTGCTATTGAGCTTGGCAATGAATTG GTCTCAAGAAACATTGATTTGGTCTATGGAGGAGGCAGCATAGGCCTAATGGGTTTGGTTTCACAGGCAGTTCATGATGGTGGTAGGCATGTTATTGG AGTTATTCCCAAGACACTCATGCCTAGAGAG TTAACTGGTGAAACAGTAGGAGAAGTGAAGGCAGTTGCAGATATGCATCAAAGGAAAGCAGAAATGGCTAGGCATTCTGATGCTTTTATTGCCTTACCAG GTGGTTATGGCACACTTGAGGAGCTACTTGAAGTGATTACATGGGCACAACTTGGCATCCACGATAAGCCG GTAGGATTGCTGAATGTGGATGGATATTACAAttcattattgtcatttattGACAAAGCTGTGGAGGAAGGGTTCATTAGTCCCAATGCTCGCGAGATCATTGTATCTGCACCAACAGCAAAGGAGCTGGTCAAGAAACTGGAG GAATATGTTCCTTGCCACGAACGAGTTGCTTCCAAGTTGAGCTGGGAGATGGAGCAGCTTGGCTATCCGCAAGCACAAGAAATGGCGCGGTGA